The proteins below come from a single Vitis vinifera cultivar Pinot Noir 40024 chromosome 9, ASM3070453v1 genomic window:
- the LOC100258352 gene encoding plastidic ATP/ADP-transporter: MEAVLQTKGLLSLPSNPKFRVFNSQQGLRQRLFVQKPKTLGGLSLPLNGFQKFQGFVAKPHDFCRQNRGFICRAEAAAAADGQSLFAEPEKPKFLGIETATFKKIVPLGLMFFCILFNYTILRDTKDVLVVTAPGSSAEIIPFLKTWVNLPMAVGFMLLYTKLANVLSKQALFYTVIVPFIAFFGAFGFVLYPLSNFFHPTALADKLLAALGPRFLGPLAILRIWSFCLFYVMAELWGSVVISVLFWGFANQITTIDEAKRFYPLFGLGANVALIFSGRTVKYFSNLRQNLGPGVDGWAISLKGMMSIVVLMGLAICFIYWWVNKSVPLPTRSKKKKEKVRLGTMESLKFLVSSRYIRDLATLVVAYGISINLVEVTWKSKLKAQFPSPNEYSSFMGDFSTATGIATFTMMLLSQWIFNKYGWGAAAKITPTVLLLTGVGFFSLILFGDPFAPALAKFGLTPLLAAVYVGAMQNIFSKSAKYSLFDPCKEMAYIPLDEDTKVKGKAAIDVVCNPLGKSGGALIQQFMILTFGSLANSTPYLGGILMVIVVAWLAAAKSLDTQFTALRREEELEKEMERATVKIPVVAQDESGNGSLASDPALNPAGGDSSSSSSETTPRNI, translated from the exons ATGGAAGCTGTTTTGCAGACCAAAGGGTTGCTCTCTCTGCCCTCAAACCCGAAATTCAGGGTGTTCAATTCACAGCAAGGGCTAAGGCAGAGGCTTTTCGttcaaaaacccaaaacccttgGTGGGTTATCTCTACCTCTTAATGGGTTTCAGAAATTTCAAGGGTTTGTGGCAAAACCACATGACTTTTGCAGACAAAATAGAGGCTTTATCTGCAGGGCTGAGGCGGCCGCTGCAGCTGATGGGCAATCGTTGTTTGCAGAGCCAGAGAAGCCCAAGTTCTTGGGTATTGAGACTGCGACCTTTAAGAAGATCGTACCACTTGGGTTGATGTTCTTCTGTATCCTTTTCAACTATACAATTCTTAGGGATACAAAGGATGTTTTGGTTGTGACAGCTCCGGGGAGTAGCGCTGAGATTATACCATTCTTGAAGACTTGGGTGAACTTGCCTATGGCTGTTGGGTTCATGTTGCTGTACACAAAATTGGCTAATGTTTTGTCCAAGCAGGCTCTGTTCTATACCGTCATCGTCCCCTTTATCGCCTTCTTTGGGGCATTTGGATTTGTTCTCTATCCTCTCAGCAATTTTTTCCATCCCACAGCGCTTGCTGATAAGCTTCTTGCTGCTCTGGGTCCGAGGTTCCTCGGCCCACTCGCAATTTTGAGGATCTGGAGTTTCTGTTTGTTCTATGTCATGGCTGAGCTTTGGGGAAGTGTGGTGATTTCAGTTCTGTTTTGGGGTTTTGCCAATCAG ATAACTACCATTGATGAAGCTAAAAGATTCTACCCTCTGTTTGGACTTGGAGCCAATGTTGCCCTTATTTTCTCAGGCCGAACAGTGAAGTACTTCTCTAATCTGAGACAAAATTTGGGTCCTGGAGTAGATGGTTGGGCCATCTCCCTGAAAGGAATGATGAGCATTGTGGTGCTGATGGGGCTCGCAATCTGTTTCATTTATTGGTGGGTGAATAAGTCTGTTCCTCTTCCGACCCGTAGCAAGAAGAAGAAG GAGAAGGTCAGGTTGGGGACAATGGAGAGTTTAAAGTTCTTGGTGTCTTCCAGATACATCAGGGATCTTGCCACTTTGGTGGTTGCATATGGCATCAGCATCAACCTTGTGGAGGTTACATGGAAATCAAAGCTCAAAGCTCAG TTTCCTAGCCCGAATGAATACTCTTCCTTTATGGGTGACTTCTCAACTGCCACTGGAATAGCAACTTTCACAATGATGCTGCTAAGTCAATGGATATTTAACAAATACGGATGGGGAGCTGCAGCGAAGATCACACCCACAGTCCTCCTCCTCACAGGAGTTGGCTTCTTTTCTCTGATTTTGTTTGGGGACCCCTTCGCACCTGCTCTTGCAAAGTTTGGATTGACTCCTCTTCTTGCAGCAGTATATGTTGGTGCCATGCAAAATATTTTCAGCAAGAGTGCCAAGTACAGTTTATTTGATCCCTGCAAAGAAATGGCCTATATTCCTTTGGACGAGGACACCAAG GTTAAAGGGAAGGCAGCCATCGATGTTGTTTGCAATCCGTTGGGGAAGTCTGGAGGTGCTTTGATTCAGCAGTTCATGATCTTAACCTTTGGGTCACTAGCGAATTCAACTCCTTACCTTGGAGGGATACTCATGGTGATCGTTGTTGCTTGGTTAGCAGCAGCAAAGTCTCTTGATACCCAGTTTACAGCACTGCGTCGGGAGGAAGAGCTTGAGAAGGAGATGGAAAGAGCAACTGTCAAGATCCCAGTTGTAGCTCAAGATGAATCTGGAAATGGTTCTCTTGCAAGTGATCCAGCTCTAAATCCTGCAGGGGGTGACTCGTCAAGCAGTTCATCAGAGACAACTCCTCGCAACATCTAG